AAAGAATCACGCCTGCGATAAGCATGATTCTTTTCTTGATTATGAACATCATGACCGCCTCCAAAGACTTTGGTTTACTGTATGCCTCTAGAGGTGCGTATTATTACTATGTTGAAAAGCAAATATTTTTAATCTCTATGAATATTGAGCTCTTTGCGGTTCTGCTGCAAAATGCGGCTCTTTTGCTCGATGACTGCTGAAAAATCCTTTGCCTTAGCATCAATTGTACCGATGACTTCGTAAAGGCGCTCGTGCGTAAAGCTGGTCAGCTGCTTCATCTGATCGTCAATCTGCATAAGCAAATCGTCTGCATATTCTTTCGCACCCATCCGCATATCTTTAGAGACGCGTTTGGCATTTTCGACAATTTCTTCGGCCTGCGCGTATGCTTTACGCGTTACCTCATGCTCATTGATCATCTTAGCCCGCTCTTCTTCTGCTTCCTTGATCTTGCTCTCTGCTTCCCGCTGAGCCTCTACAATAATACGGTTTTTCTCCTCTAATACCCATTTTGACTGCTCAATTTCAGTAGGCATTTTCAAACGGATATCCGTAATCAAATCAAAAAGCTCTTCCCGGTCCACCAATACCTTGTCACTAAAAGGCACCGATTTGGCCTGTTCTAAAATTTCTTCAATACTCGCTAAAATCTCTTCAATTTCCATCTGACGATCCATCATGCTACCTCCTGAATTGATATATCTTCTCTAGTGCCTTTCTGGGAACAAAATGTTCCACATCCCCGTTATGCCGCAAAATGTCTTTTACGATCGTTGAACTAATGAATGAATACTGCACGTTTGTGGTTAAAAAAACCGTTTCCATCTCTGAATATAAATTGCGATTCGCCTGCGCCATTTGCAGCTCATATTCAAAATCTGTTACTGCCCGCAGTCCGCGAATCACCATGGTAGCCCCTTCCTGCCGAAGGAAATCGACCAAAAGTCCTTCAAAGGGACGTATCTCTACATTCGTTAAATGCGCTGTGGCCTCTTGCAATAATTCAATGCGCTGCTGCACTGAAAACATGGGACTTTTCGTACCGTTTAACAGCACGCCTACGATCAGTTTATCGACAATCTTAGCTCCCCGCTCGATAATGTCTAAATGCCCCAGCGTAACTGGATCAAAACTGCCTGGATATACTCCAACCCGCATGCACTGCTCTCTTTCTACTCTAAAGCCAGCCGAAAAAATGAAAACTTCGTAGTCTTATAGCACTTTTCCTTAATCAGTGTCAGCCCTGCAGCTGTTATTTCTGTTTCAGAAGAAGATTCTACAATCAAAATGCCTTCTGGCTTTAATAGTTTATATTCTGAGATCATGGCACAGATTTTGTCTTCCCATCCTTTTTGATAAGGAGGATCCATAAAAATCATATCAAATGTACGGCTTGCCTGACTTAGCTTCTGCAAAGCTTTTTCCACTGAAATAGGCCAAATCTTTGCTTTTTGTTCCATCTTTAAATTCTTAAGATTGGAAACAATACAGGAAAGTGCTTTTGAATCCTGCTCCGCCAGATCCAAGCTCTTCGCTCCTCTCGACAGTGCTTCTATTCCAATTGCGCCGCTGCCAGCAAACAAATCTAGAAATTCTGCCTGCGGTACGTCAAACTGAATCATGCCAAACAACGCTTCTTTTAAACGATCCGTCGTCGGTCTTGTATTCATGCCTTCCGGCGCCAAAAGCTTACGTCCTTTGGCACTCCCCGCAATGACTCGCATCATAAATCATAAGATCCTTTCTGCCCTACGAAAAGAAAAGGTGCCCTTGACCTCTTTCTTTTATTTTATAGATTATTTTCTAAATGTCAAGAATCGCGAACAAAAAATTACAAATATTTTACGATTTCTTTCTATATCCAGAAATTGTCACTTATAAAAGTAATAAAAACGCGCATTCTATTAGCGAACTCAAAACCGAAATTGATTTCCGGGCTTTGAGATTCAAACCGGTTTCCTGCTGATTCTCTCAGCCCGGAACCGAAAATACTATTTATTATTTTGGAGGAAATGATTATGTCTAGCAAATCTAAAAAAGCAGTTCCTGAAGCCAGCCAGGCTATGGAGCAGTTCAAGTATGAAGTAGCCAACGAGATTGGCGTTCCGTTGAAACAGGGTTACAACGGAGACCTGACTTCCGCTCAGAACGGTTATGTTGGCGGATATATGGTTAAGAAGATGATCGAGAAGGCTGAAGCAGACATGGCCGGCAAAAGCGGTTCCAAGTTCTAAGTAAGCCAATAGCGGGGAGCCTGCGCATATTCGCAGCTCCCCGTTTTAGGATTCAATTACTGCTTTTTCCCAGAATGCCTTTAATTCTTTAGCAATCCCCTCATGAGACAGCTGCTTTAAATTCGGATCGGAGAGCATCACGGTCTGTGCAAGCGCCTGCGCTTCTTTTAAAATCGCAACATCCCGGTACAGATCTGCCAGCTTAAAATCCGGCAGTCCATGCTGTCTAAGTCCAAATACATCGCCGGCTCCTCTGAGCCGCAAATCTTCCTCCGCAATAAAAAAGCCATCCGTACTGTCCACCATGATTTTCATGCGTTTGCGCGTCTGGGTCTGTTTGCTATCTGTAACAAGCACGCAATAGGACTCTGCCTTTCCTCTGCCGACGCGGCCCCGCAGCTGATGCAGCTGTGCCAGGCCAAACCGCTCGGCATTCTCAATAATGATAAGCGACGCATTGGGCACATTGACTCCCACTTCTATGACGGTCGTGGCAACTAAAATTTGTGTCTGTCCCTTTGAAAAGGCCTCCATGGCCGCGTCTTTTTCTGCGGCCTTCATCTGACCGTGCAGCACACCAACAGCCAGATCCGGAAAAATCATGCTTTGCAGAAAAGAGGCATACTCTACTGCTGAGCGCAGCTCTGCTTCCTTTTCCTCGCTCTCATCCTCTTCGACCATGGGACAGATGATATATACCTGATGGCCTAATGCAATCTGCTTTCTGATAAATCCATATAGCCGCTGTTCATAGGAGCGATCCACACAAAAGGTCTGAATTGGCGTCCTGCCCGGCGGCAGCTGATCCACAATGGAAATATCCATATCCCCGTATAAAATCATAGCCAGTGTCCGCGGAATCGGTGTTGCCGTCATGACCATTACATTCGGCGTTTTCCCTTTGCCCGCTAATGCAATGCGCTGTCTCACGCCAAACCGATGCTGTTCATCTGTGATAACTAAGCCCAGATTTTGATATACAACCGTTTCTGAAATCAGGGCATGTGTGCCAATCACCACTTGAATGCTGCCGTCTGCAAGCCCCTGCAGTGCCTCTCGCCTTTCTTTGCCCTTTATCGTCCCGGTGAGCAGCGCCGTGCGAATATGCATTTTGGCAAACCATTTTTGCGCTTCTGCCGCATGCTGCCTTGCCAGCACCTCGGTCGGCGCCATGAGCGCTGCCTGATATCCATTATAAGCGGCTGTATACATAGCGAGAAAAGCTAAAAGCGTTTTCCCGCATCCTACATCTCCCTGTATAAGACGGTTCATGGCCTGCTGCGCAGCCAAATCCTGCTTCACTTCCTGCCACACCCTTTGCTGCGCCTCCGTCAGCCGATAGGGCAGCTGATCAAGCCATGCCTTTTCCTTTTGCTCTTGACTGCTGATCTGAACCCCGCTTTCATTTCCTCCCATCTTACGCTTCATTTTATGCAGCGCAAGCTGCTGTACAAACAGCTCGTCAAACACTAACCGATGCCTGGCCTCCTCCTGCTCCTCAAAGCTTTCCGGATAGTGCATCGCACGCAGCGCCTGACTTTGCTCCATCAGATTCTGACGATAGGCAGGCGGCAGCGGATCCTTTTGGCTCTGCAAATAAGAAAGCGCATTGGCCACAGCGCTTTGCACCATTTTCTGTGTCAGTCCGCCGCCCAACGGGTAAATTGGTATAATCCCCGGCATCTCCTGCTCTGCCTTTTGTACCTGCGGTGAAGTGAGCTGAATCCGGTTATAATTTCTTTTAATTTTTCCTTTAAACAGATAAATTTGATCCTCCTGCAGGTTCTTAACCAAATACGGCTGGTTAAACCAGACGACAGCCAGCTCGCCTGTTTCGTCGGCAATCCTTGCATTTGTAATCGTCCATTTTCCTTTATGGAAATTGCGCGGGCCAGAAATAAGACGGGCGCGGATGACTACATCCTCGCCCAATTGAATATTGCTAATCGGAGTCCTGCTTCGCTCATCCAGATATGTGCGGGGAAAGTATGTCAGCACATCCATCACACTTTCCATGCCATTTTTAAAAAACAATTCCGCTCTCTGGTTGCCGATGCCTTTTAACTCTGTCAGCTTGATTTCATTTAATTCGTTCATTCGGTCTCTGTTTATTCGGCAGAAAGCAAGAAATAATACAATGGCTGGCCGCCTTCTTGAATCTCTACCTCTACCTCCGGATATTTCTCCTCAATATATTGCTGCAGCTCTTCAGCCTGCTGCTGCGTGGCCTCTTCTCCATAATATACCGTAAGGATACTGGTGGTATCGCTGATCATTTCATCTATCAGCTGCTCTGTTGTCTGCATAAGCTCCTGTCCCACCTTACAGATATCTTCATTCATCAGCGCCAAAATATCCTGCGCCTTAATGGAAAATTCTCCCATGTGTGTATCGCGCACAGCATAAGTGACGGATCCAGAAACAACAAGCTCCAGACTCTCTTTCATTTGCTCTTCATTAGCCTGTGCATTTTCTCCCGGCATATAGCTAATCATGGCTGAAATTCCCTGAGGAACGCTTTTGGTCGGAATTACATGCAGCTGCTTATCCTCCAATAGCTCGGCTGCCTGCTGCGCTGCCAAGATGATATTTTTATTATTAGGTAGTACAAAAACATGATCTGCATTTACCTTCTGCGCCGCTTCTAAAATATCCTCCGTGCTGGGATTCATGGTCTGTCCGCCGCTGATCACCTGATCAACGCCCAGCTCTTTGAAGATATTTTTCAAACCCTCGCCAACAGAAATCGTAATAAACCCGATCTCTTTGCGCGGCTCTTCCTTTTGGGGAATCTCCTGTGATGTGCTTTCCTGTGACATATCCAAAATATTCTGATGCTGTAAGCGCATATTATCTACTTTAATGCTGGAAAGACTGCCCATGCTGACGCCCTTTTGAATGGCCAGACCAGGATCATTCGTATGTACATGAACCTTGATCAGCTCTCCATCGGCTACTACAACTAAGGAATCGCCAATACTGCTCAGATATTCTCTGACCTCTGCTTCTCTGCTTTCCGCATCCTTTACGCCATCAACAATAAACTCTGTACAGTATCCAAACTCTATCGCCTCTGTAGAGAATACTGCCTGTGCACTCTCGCTCTTATGCCCTGCTGCTGCTTGAGCCGCGCCGGTCAGCGCAAGCAGTGGATCGATCATATCATCCTCTCTTTTCAAGGCCTCCAGCATGCCGTGATAGATAAATAAAAGACCTTTGCCGCCGGCATCCACCACTCCGGCTTCCTTTAGAACGGGCAGCATATCCGGTGTTTTTAACAAAATTTCTTCTCCGTATTCAATCGCCTGTGTCAGGACTTCTTCGATGTCATCCGACTGCAGCGCCACTTCCAGTGCTCTCGTTGCCGCCGCCTTCGCCACCGTTAAGATCGTTCCCTCTTTAGGCTTCATGACCGCCTTATAGGCTGTTTCCACACCGTTTTCCATTGCCGTTGCAAATGTGACAGCATTGATATCCTCACATCCTGTAAGACCGCGGGAGAACCCCCGGAACAGCTGCGACACAATTACGCCGGAGTTTCCTCTTGCTCCGCGAAGCGCTCCTGAAGAAAGCGCTTTTGATATCTCTGCAGCGGAAGTCTGTTCCGTTTTCAGAACCTCCTTCACCGCTGACGTCACCGTCAATGACATATTGGTGCCAGTATCCCCATCCGGCACCGGAAATACGTTCATTTCGTCAACCAATTTTTTGTTTGCTTCCAGCAAATTAGCGCCGGCTACCAGCATTTGACGAAATTTCTGACCGTTCATTGTATTCACCTACTTATTCCTCCCAGGCTTATGATCTTTCTTGATGATCGGTGCGGATCCCCTCAACATAAACACTGACATCCGTCACTTCAAGGCCAAGCATATCCTTAACCTTATATTTGACATTACTGATTAAATTATCTGCAATCGTTGAAATATTAGTTCCGTATTCAACAATAATATGAAATTCGATAGTAGTTTGATCTTCTGCCGTCCTGACCTTGATTCCCTTTGTCAGGCTTTCTCCCAGAAGCAGCTGGACAAGACCATCTTTTACATTCGTGGAAGCCATTCCTACCACGCCATAGCATTCTAGTGCGGCTAAGCCTGCTGCCTTGGCGATTACTTCGTCATCAATGACCACATTCCCAAACTCTGTTGTGAATCTAGCTGCCATCTCCTAACCTCCCTTTCACTTTTCAGCTTTTCAGCTGCTTTGCGCTATGCTCTTATTATACATGATAAGTTCAGTTGTTACAAGCTTTTTACAAAATAAAAAAATCGAGCGACTTCAGCGAATACGCCGCTTTTCTCGCTCGATTCTTTTATTTATTTTAGATGATATGAAGATCTGTTTATGCGCGGGTAACCTTGTTGGACTTCAAGCAAGTTGTACATACATGAAGTGTCTTAGGAGTTCCATCAACAATCGCCTTTACAGTACGAATATTGGGCTTCCAGATTTTATTAGATCTTCTATGAGAATGGCTCACCTTCTTACCAAAGTGTACGCCTTTCTGACAGATGTCACATTTTGCCATGACTGCACCTCCTTCATTCATCATCGTCATTCGGTATGATTTGACTTTACAAGTCTTTCTTCCAAAACATAACGGGTATATTCTAGCAGAACTTTTCCTCAATTGCAAGATATTTTTTCATTTTTCTCTGGAAAATTCACAGCTTTCTGTATCCTCTGTGCTTCTCATGACCATCAGGTAGCCTTTTTTTAAATGCAGCCTTCCTGCTTCCGCACAAATTTCATTGCTAATCCCTCTGCACTCTCCCAGATGCAGCACTGCATTCTGCAGCGGGTATGCAAAGCCTTGCAGATCAATTCCCTCGGCATCTCCCATAAACGGAATCAGCGAAATATATTTCTGTTCGCAGCGTTTCTCCCATATCATATCGGATTCTCCCTGAATGAGCATAATTTCATTTAGTCCATCCAGCAGCCTTGCCTGAACGCCTCGCTTCAGCGCTGCATACAGCAGCGAGATATTGGCCATCGTGTGATCCATACGGCTGCCAATGCCCCCTACCATCCAAAGCTCATCTTCAGGAGCTGCTTCATCCAAAGCCGCCCAGACTGCCAGCTCTGAATCCGTATAATCCTTTCTGGTCGAAAAGGTTTTCATCGCAATCCCTTTTTGCTGATAATACTGCAAAATTTCTTCTGCTACCGAATCGAAGTCTCCCAGCATATAATCAGGCTCTATCCCCAGCTCATATGCCCAGTTCAGGCCGCTATCAGCGGCAATCACCCGCTCGAAGCACTGCTTTTTCAGCTGCACCCGCAAGCTCTCCAATCGATGCACCGTTCCGCCAAGCAATACCAGTTGTTTCATAGGAGCCCCTTCAGCTGCTTAAACTGCCGTTTCGCCTGCTGCATATTGTCCTTTGCTCCTGCAGCATTAAAAATTGCCGATCCCATGACTAAAATATCAGCCTCCGCTACCTGCATCATATTGGCCAGCTTTACGCCTCCATCCACTTCAATGAGGATTTGCTTGCCCAGCCGTGCAGCCATTCGCCGAAGCTCTGCAATTTTACGGCTTACCGAAGGAATCATCGCCTGTCCGCCAAACCCGGGATCTACGCTCATCAAAAGCACCATATCTAGCTCCTCCAGCACTGCTTCCAGTACATTTACAGGTGTGCCCGGATTGATGGCGCAGCCTGCCAGTACATCATCCCCTAATGAATGGATCTTCTCAATCGTCCGATGAATATGGGGACAGGTCTCCCAGTGTACTGTCAGGATATTAGT
This sequence is a window from Lachnospiraceae bacterium. Protein-coding genes within it:
- the coaD gene encoding pantetheine-phosphate adenylyltransferase; this translates as MRVGVYPGSFDPVTLGHLDIIERGAKIVDKLIVGVLLNGTKSPMFSVQQRIELLQEATAHLTNVEIRPFEGLLVDFLRQEGATMVIRGLRAVTDFEYELQMAQANRNLYSEMETVFLTTNVQYSFISSTIVKDILRHNGDVEHFVPRKALEKIYQFRR
- the rsmD gene encoding 16S rRNA (guanine(966)-N(2))-methyltransferase RsmD → MRVIAGSAKGRKLLAPEGMNTRPTTDRLKEALFGMIQFDVPQAEFLDLFAGSGAIGIEALSRGAKSLDLAEQDSKALSCIVSNLKNLKMEQKAKIWPISVEKALQKLSQASRTFDMIFMDPPYQKGWEDKICAMISEYKLLKPEGILIVESSSETEITAAGLTLIKEKCYKTTKFSFFRLALE
- a CDS encoding alpha/beta-type small acid-soluble spore protein translates to MLFIILEEMIMSSKSKKAVPEASQAMEQFKYEVANEIGVPLKQGYNGDLTSAQNGYVGGYMVKKMIEKAEADMAGKSGSKF
- the recG gene encoding ATP-dependent DNA helicase RecG, with translation MNELNEIKLTELKGIGNQRAELFFKNGMESVMDVLTYFPRTYLDERSRTPISNIQLGEDVVIRARLISGPRNFHKGKWTITNARIADETGELAVVWFNQPYLVKNLQEDQIYLFKGKIKRNYNRIQLTSPQVQKAEQEMPGIIPIYPLGGGLTQKMVQSAVANALSYLQSQKDPLPPAYRQNLMEQSQALRAMHYPESFEEQEEARHRLVFDELFVQQLALHKMKRKMGGNESGVQISSQEQKEKAWLDQLPYRLTEAQQRVWQEVKQDLAAQQAMNRLIQGDVGCGKTLLAFLAMYTAAYNGYQAALMAPTEVLARQHAAEAQKWFAKMHIRTALLTGTIKGKERREALQGLADGSIQVVIGTHALISETVVYQNLGLVITDEQHRFGVRQRIALAGKGKTPNVMVMTATPIPRTLAMILYGDMDISIVDQLPPGRTPIQTFCVDRSYEQRLYGFIRKQIALGHQVYIICPMVEEDESEEKEAELRSAVEYASFLQSMIFPDLAVGVLHGQMKAAEKDAAMEAFSKGQTQILVATTVIEVGVNVPNASLIIIENAERFGLAQLHQLRGRVGRGKAESYCVLVTDSKQTQTRKRMKIMVDSTDGFFIAEEDLRLRGAGDVFGLRQHGLPDFKLADLYRDVAILKEAQALAQTVMLSDPNLKQLSHEGIAKELKAFWEKAVIES
- a CDS encoding DAK2 domain-containing protein, producing the protein MLVAGANLLEANKKLVDEMNVFPVPDGDTGTNMSLTVTSAVKEVLKTEQTSAAEISKALSSGALRGARGNSGVIVSQLFRGFSRGLTGCEDINAVTFATAMENGVETAYKAVMKPKEGTILTVAKAAATRALEVALQSDDIEEVLTQAIEYGEEILLKTPDMLPVLKEAGVVDAGGKGLLFIYHGMLEALKREDDMIDPLLALTGAAQAAAGHKSESAQAVFSTEAIEFGYCTEFIVDGVKDAESREAEVREYLSSIGDSLVVVADGELIKVHVHTNDPGLAIQKGVSMGSLSSIKVDNMRLQHQNILDMSQESTSQEIPQKEEPRKEIGFITISVGEGLKNIFKELGVDQVISGGQTMNPSTEDILEAAQKVNADHVFVLPNNKNIILAAQQAAELLEDKQLHVIPTKSVPQGISAMISYMPGENAQANEEQMKESLELVVSGSVTYAVRDTHMGEFSIKAQDILALMNEDICKVGQELMQTTEQLIDEMISDTTSILTVYYGEEATQQQAEELQQYIEEKYPEVEVEIQEGGQPLYYFLLSAE
- a CDS encoding Asp23/Gls24 family envelope stress response protein → MAARFTTEFGNVVIDDEVIAKAAGLAALECYGVVGMASTNVKDGLVQLLLGESLTKGIKVRTAEDQTTIEFHIIVEYGTNISTIADNLISNVKYKVKDMLGLEVTDVSVYVEGIRTDHQERS
- a CDS encoding 50S ribosomal protein L28, with product MAKCDICQKGVHFGKKVSHSHRRSNKIWKPNIRTVKAIVDGTPKTLHVCTTCLKSNKVTRA
- a CDS encoding thiamine diphosphokinase; this encodes MKQLVLLGGTVHRLESLRVQLKKQCFERVIAADSGLNWAYELGIEPDYMLGDFDSVAEEILQYYQQKGIAMKTFSTRKDYTDSELAVWAALDEAAPEDELWMVGGIGSRMDHTMANISLLYAALKRGVQARLLDGLNEIMLIQGESDMIWEKRCEQKYISLIPFMGDAEGIDLQGFAYPLQNAVLHLGECRGISNEICAEAGRLHLKKGYLMVMRSTEDTESCEFSREK
- the rpe gene encoding ribulose-phosphate 3-epimerase — translated: MNQAQIAPSILAADFGNMRGEVQSVAAGGCELLHLDIMDGHFVPNITMGPAMIRMLRSAVDIDFDIHLMIENPELYLSEFYEAAKGKGTTNILTVHWETCPHIHRTIEKIHSLGDDVLAGCAINPGTPVNVLEAVLEELDMVLLMSVDPGFGGQAMIPSVSRKIAELRRMAARLGKQILIEVDGGVKLANMMQVAEADILVMGSAIFNAAGAKDNMQQAKRQFKQLKGLL